The stretch of DNA TGAGCTACTTCAGTTCCTACAACTTTTACTTTAACGTCTGCATCAGAAACCGCAACTGATACTGATTCTTCAGAACCAGTAACTGCATTTTCTTTCACACCATAAGAGTTTTGTAAAACAGTTACTACTGCTTTACCTGATACAGCTACTGTTTCAATTCCTTTTCCAGAGAACGCTTTACGATCTACAGTTAATGGAGAAACTCCTTTAGGTGCTTTTTCTACATTTGTTACTAATGCAGCTCCTAATTTTAAAGCTAATAATGGAGCAACAGAACCTGCATCATTTGTTGAAGGTAATACCACTACATCACCTGCTGCTAATTCAGCAATAGCTTTAGCGTAAGCATTGGCATCAAAGTTTTTTAATGAAGGGTTATCCACTTTTAAAACTTTCGTTGCACCATATTTGTATAATTCTTCAGAAGATTCAGTTACATTAAATGCGATTGCAGTTACTGTATCACCAGCTAAATCTGCAACTGCTTTTGCGTAAGAAACTGCTTCTAAACCTGCTTTTTTATATTTTCCGTCGTGAGACTCTGCGTAAACAAAAATTGCCATTTTAATTTGATTTTAGGTTAATAGATTAGATTACTTTCGCTTCTTCGTTTAATAAACGTACCAATTCAGCAACATTATCTTTGTCTACTAATGTTACATTACCACGAGAAGCCGGTTTTTCGTAACCAACAACTTCAACTTTTGCTTCTACAGCCTCAGCTGCAACCACGTTGATTTGTTTTGTACGAGCTTGCATAATTCCTCTCATGTTTGGAATTCTTAAGGCTGCTTCATCTACTAAACCTTTTTGACCTGCGATAACGGCTGGTAAAGCAACTTCTACAGTTTCCTTTCCTCCATCAATTTCACGTACGGCTTTCGCTGTAGAACCTTCTACTTCTAAACCAATACATCCATTCACGAATCCGTAATCTAATAATCCTGCAACCAATCCTGGTACAGAACCACCATTATAATCAATTGACTCTTTTCCTGTTAAAACGATATCAAAACCTCCATCTTTAGCTACTTTTGCAATTTGTGTTGCTACAAAGAAATCATCACGTGCATCGGCATCGATACGAATACCATCATTTGCACCAATAGCTAAAGCTTTACGCATTACAGGATCAACTGAAGCATCACCCACTGTTAAAATTGTAACGGTTGCTCCTAATTTTTCTTGTAATTCTACGGCTTTGTTTAAACTAAATTCATCATGTGGGTTAATAACGAACTGTACTCCGTTTTTATCAAACGCTTTTCCGTCACCTGTGAAGTTGATTTTTGCTGTAGTATCTGGTACACTACTAATACAAACTAATATCTTCATAATTTTGGGTTTATTTAATCTTTATTGTAAAATTAATTAATTTATTTTATTATGCAAGCATAATAACATTATTTCTTCACGATCTCGTTTGGTTGAGATTTTAATTGATTTGTAAACACACGATTAGATACAATTATACTAAATTCATACAAGATCCAAAGTGGTATTGTAACTAAGACCATACTGTAGACATCGTTCGGTGTAATGGCAGCTGCAATAACTAAAACAACTATGAATGCATGCTTGCGATACGTCTTCAAAAACATCGGTGTAAGAATACCAATACTTGTTAAGAAATACACAAAAACAGGCATTAAAAACATCACACCCATTGACAATAATAATTGAACGAATAAATCAATATAACTTGGCAGTGTCCATGTATTTCCGACCCCGAATGGATCATACGTAAATAAGAATTGGGTACAAAGTGGCAGTAATAAAAAATAGCTAAATAAGACCCCTAATATGAAGAAGAACGTCACCGCTGCAATGGTTGCACTGGCATATTTTCTTTCTGTTTCTTTTAATGCAGGTTTAACAAATCGCCAAATTTCGTAGATAATGTACGGAATAGCGATAATTACCCCACAAACCATCACCGCAAAAAACTGAGAAGTAATCTGCCCTGATGGATTTAAATTGGTCAAATCATTCGAAATATCAAAGGATGAAGTATATATTTTTCCATATCCTGTAAATTCACCAAAGGCATTAAACCAATCGAAAGTAGGAAACGTTGATTTTAATGGCGCCATGATCACATAGTCCACTAATTCATCCCAAAATATAGCGACTGCAATAGAAGTCACAATAACAGCTAGAAAAGAGCGGACCAAATGCCCTCTTAATTCGCCTATATGTGCTAAAAACGACATATCTTTATGTCCAAATCCTGTCGCCATTTTATTCGATTCCTTCGTTTAAAATTGAGTGAATATCCAAAATACCAAAGTAATGATTTTGATCGTCAACCACAACCAATTGACCAATACTATTTTGTCGTAAGATACTTAATGCCTCTCTCGCTTTTTCAGATTTATGAATCGTTTTCGGCGACATTGTGGCAATATCACGTGCAACAAGTTGTGAAAAATCAGAATGATTTAACAACATTCGACGTAAATCCCCATCAGTAATAACACCGATAATTTTTTCTTCTTCTAACAACACTGTGATTCCATGACGCCCTGATGTTAACGAATTGATGACATCATAAATCGACGCCTCCGGTGACACAAATGGACGTTTATTGGGATCTACAATATTTTCTACAGTCCATAACAAACGCTTTCCTAAAGCTCCACCTGGGTGTGACTTGGCAAAATCGTCTGATTTGAATTGTTTCATTTGCATCAAAGCAACTGCTATTGCATCTCCCATCACCAACTGTGCGGTAGTTGACGAAGTAGGCGCTAAATTGATGGGACAAGCTTCTTTGGTCACATGAACATCTAAAACGATATCCGAATGTTTAGCCAATTCAGACTTTAGGTTAGCCGTTAGTCCAATTAAACAAGAAGAATAGTGTTTCAAAATCGGCGCTAAGTATGTAATTTCTGGCGTATTACCACTTTTAGAAATACAAATTACTACATCTTCGGGTTGTAATAAACCTAAATCTCCATGAATGGCTTCTGCAGCATGTAAAAATTGAGCAGGCGTACCTGTCGAATTTAATGTCGCAACAATTTTATTTGCAATATGAGCACTCTTCCCTACTCCAACAATAACTACTTTACCTGCAGCATTATAGATCGTATTCACTGCTGATACAAATGAATCATTTATACGTTCAGCAATTGAACTAAGCTCTTGAATTTCTTCTCGAAAAACATTTTGAGCAATTTGTATTAATTTAGAATCTTCCAAAACAAATAGTATTGTCTAATTTTATTTTTTTCAGTATCTTTAACCCTTCCTTTTTATCTCTAATTCAATCATATAAAAAATTAGAGTTATAATCAGGGTTCAAATATAGGAACTATTTAATTTATAATATTAATTTTAGTCTTTTGTGTAGATGGAAGCCACTTCGAAAAACTTAACATCTTACCTTAAAAAATACTTTGGTTTTGACCAGTTTAAAGGTCAACAAAATGAAATTATCAACGCTTTATTAAATAAAGAGGATGTTTTTGTTTTAATGCCAACAGGAGGAGGTAAGTCTTTATGTTATCAATTACCGGCACTAATGTCAGATGGAGTTGCAATTATCGTTTCACCTTTAATTGCACTAATGAAAAATCAAGTCGATGCAATTCGTGGGATTTCAGAAAATGATGGAATCGCTCACGTTTTAAATTCGTCTTTAAACAAGTCAGAGACTAAGAAAGTGATGACCGATATCCAAAACGGTATCACAAAAATGCTTTATGTTGCACCTGAATCTTTAACAAAAGAGGAATACATCGATTTCTTTAAATCAGTGGATATTTCATTTTTTGCAATTGATGAAGCACACTGTATCTCTGAATGGGGTCATGATTTCAGACCTGAATATCGTAATTTGAAAGCAATTATCAACAAAATTGGAGACGCTCCAATTATTGCTTTAACTGCGACAGCAACACCTAAAGTACAGGAGGATATCCAAAAAACGTTAGGGATGCAAACAGCAAAAGTTTTCAAAGATTCGTTTAATCGTACCAACTTATTTTATGAAGTTCGCCCGAAAGTGAATCAGGATAAAGAAATCATCAAATTTATTAAACAAAACGAAGGGAAATCTGGAGTCATTTACTGTTTAAGCCGTAAAAAAGTTGAAGAATTCACTCAATTGTTACAGGTTAACGGAATTAATGCCATTCCTTACCATGCAGGCTTAGATGCTAAAACACGCAGCAAACACCAAGACATGTTCTTGATGGAAGATGCAAGCGTTGTGGTAGCAACAATCGCATTTGGTATGGGAATCGACAAACCAGATGTACGTTTTGTCATTCACTATGATATTCCGAAATCGTTGGAAAGCTATTACCAAGAAACGGGTCGTGCAGGTCGCGACGGCGGAGAAGGGCACTGTGTTGCTTTCTATGATTATAAAGATATTGAAAAGTTAGAAAAATTCTTAGCGAGTAAACCCGTTGCTGAA from Faecalibacter sp. LW9 encodes:
- a CDS encoding KpsF/GutQ family sugar-phosphate isomerase, with product MEDSKLIQIAQNVFREEIQELSSIAERINDSFVSAVNTIYNAAGKVVIVGVGKSAHIANKIVATLNSTGTPAQFLHAAEAIHGDLGLLQPEDVVICISKSGNTPEITYLAPILKHYSSCLIGLTANLKSELAKHSDIVLDVHVTKEACPINLAPTSSTTAQLVMGDAIAVALMQMKQFKSDDFAKSHPGGALGKRLLWTVENIVDPNKRPFVSPEASIYDVINSLTSGRHGITVLLEEEKIIGVITDGDLRRMLLNHSDFSQLVARDIATMSPKTIHKSEKAREALSILRQNSIGQLVVVDDQNHYFGILDIHSILNEGIE
- a CDS encoding electron transfer flavoprotein subunit beta/FixA family protein, with the protein product MKILVCISSVPDTTAKINFTGDGKAFDKNGVQFVINPHDEFSLNKAVELQEKLGATVTILTVGDASVDPVMRKALAIGANDGIRIDADARDDFFVATQIAKVAKDGGFDIVLTGKESIDYNGGSVPGLVAGLLDYGFVNGCIGLEVEGSTAKAVREIDGGKETVEVALPAVIAGQKGLVDEAALRIPNMRGIMQARTKQINVVAAEAVEAKVEVVGYEKPASRGNVTLVDKDNVAELVRLLNEEAKVI
- a CDS encoding electron transfer flavoprotein subunit alpha/FixB family protein; amino-acid sequence: MAIFVYAESHDGKYKKAGLEAVSYAKAVADLAGDTVTAIAFNVTESSEELYKYGATKVLKVDNPSLKNFDANAYAKAIAELAAGDVVVLPSTNDAGSVAPLLALKLGAALVTNVEKAPKGVSPLTVDRKAFSGKGIETVAVSGKAVVTVLQNSYGVKENAVTGSEESVSVAVSDADVKVKVVGTEVAQTGAIDLKEAEIVVSAGRGLKGPENWGMIEELAQLLGAATASSKPVADIGWRPHSEHVGQTGKAIAPNLYIAIGISGAIQHLAGVNGSKTIVVINNDAEAPFFKAADYGIVGDAFEVVPKLIEEIKKLKGVA
- the tatC gene encoding twin-arginine translocase subunit TatC, translating into MATGFGHKDMSFLAHIGELRGHLVRSFLAVIVTSIAVAIFWDELVDYVIMAPLKSTFPTFDWFNAFGEFTGYGKIYTSSFDISNDLTNLNPSGQITSQFFAVMVCGVIIAIPYIIYEIWRFVKPALKETERKYASATIAAVTFFFILGVLFSYFLLLPLCTQFLFTYDPFGVGNTWTLPSYIDLFVQLLLSMGVMFLMPVFVYFLTSIGILTPMFLKTYRKHAFIVVLVIAAAITPNDVYSMVLVTIPLWILYEFSIIVSNRVFTNQLKSQPNEIVKK